One stretch of Musicola paradisiaca NCPPB 2511 DNA includes these proteins:
- a CDS encoding ABC transporter substrate-binding protein — MKKQVFALTLLAGLVFLSGAAQADKLDDIQKAGVVKVAVFDSNPPFGYVDPQSKKLVGYDVDVAEAIGKALGVKVELRATNPANRIPLLTSKKVDLISANFTITDERAKQVNFSIPYFATGQKFIARKGALKTPDDIKTLRIGADKGTVQEITLREHFPSAKVISYDDTPLAFAALRNGNVQAITQDDAKLVGLLGNLPADQKAGFEISPFSITKEYQGIGVPKGEDRLTQKINEVLLNLEKQGDAVKIYNRWFGPDTKSAQPRGDFKFAPLDQQPKA, encoded by the coding sequence ATGAAGAAGCAGGTTTTTGCATTAACGCTTTTGGCGGGGTTGGTTTTTCTCTCTGGCGCCGCGCAGGCAGATAAACTGGATGATATTCAGAAAGCGGGTGTGGTGAAGGTGGCGGTCTTTGACAGCAATCCGCCGTTCGGTTATGTGGATCCGCAAAGCAAGAAACTGGTGGGTTATGACGTGGATGTCGCAGAGGCCATCGGCAAGGCGCTGGGCGTCAAGGTCGAATTGCGCGCCACCAATCCGGCAAACCGCATCCCACTGCTGACGTCGAAAAAAGTGGATCTGATCTCCGCCAATTTCACCATTACTGATGAGCGCGCCAAACAGGTGAACTTCAGCATTCCCTACTTTGCAACCGGGCAAAAATTCATTGCCCGCAAAGGTGCGCTGAAAACACCGGACGATATCAAAACCCTGCGTATCGGCGCAGATAAAGGCACCGTGCAGGAAATTACGCTGCGTGAGCATTTCCCCAGCGCGAAGGTGATTTCCTACGACGATACCCCACTGGCATTCGCCGCGCTGCGTAACGGCAACGTTCAGGCGATTACTCAGGACGACGCCAAGTTGGTCGGGTTGCTGGGGAACCTGCCCGCCGATCAGAAAGCCGGTTTCGAAATTTCTCCGTTCAGCATTACCAAAGAATATCAAGGTATTGGCGTGCCGAAGGGGGAAGATCGCCTGACCCAAAAAATCAACGAGGTACTGCTGAATCTGGAAAAACAGGGTGATGCCGTGAAAATTTACAACCGCTGGTTCGGGCCGGACACTAAATCTGCCCAGCCGCGCGGCGATTTCAAATTCGCACCGTTGGATCAGCAGCCAAAAGCCTGA
- the phoU gene encoding phosphate signaling complex protein PhoU, with amino-acid sequence MDNLNLNKHISGQFNAELESIRTQVLTMGGLVEQQLTDAITAMHNQDAELAQRVVEGDAKVNMMEVSIDEACVRIIAKRQPTASDLRLVMAIIKTISELERIGDVADKICRTALEKFSHQHQPLLVSLESLGNHTVQMLHDVLDAFARMDLDEAKRIYLEDKKVDKEYEGIVRQLMTYMMEDTRTIPSVLTALFCARSIERIGDRCQNICEFIFYFVKGQDFRHLGGDALEKLLSRQDSGQTPE; translated from the coding sequence ATGGACAATCTTAATCTGAACAAACATATCTCCGGTCAGTTCAACGCCGAGCTGGAAAGCATTCGTACCCAAGTGTTGACCATGGGCGGGCTGGTGGAGCAGCAGTTGACAGACGCCATCACCGCGATGCACAACCAGGATGCAGAACTGGCGCAGCGAGTGGTTGAAGGCGACGCCAAAGTCAACATGATGGAAGTGAGCATTGACGAGGCGTGCGTGCGTATCATCGCCAAGCGTCAGCCAACCGCCAGCGATCTACGGCTGGTGATGGCGATCATCAAGACCATTTCTGAACTGGAGCGCATCGGCGACGTGGCGGATAAAATCTGCCGTACCGCACTGGAGAAATTCTCCCATCAGCATCAGCCGTTGTTGGTAAGCCTGGAGTCGTTGGGCAACCACACTGTCCAGATGTTGCACGATGTGCTGGATGCATTCGCCCGCATGGATCTGGATGAAGCCAAGCGGATCTACCTGGAAGATAAAAAGGTAGATAAAGAGTACGAGGGTATCGTCCGTCAATTGATGACCTACATGATGGAAGATACGCGCACCATTCCCAGCGTGCTGACTGCACTGTTCTGCGCCCGTTCCATCGAGCGCATCGGCGACCGGTGCCAGAATATTTGCGAATTCATTTTCTATTTCGTGAAAGGGCAGGATTTCCGGCATCTGGGCGGCGATGCACTGGAGAAACTGCTGTCGCGGCAAGATAGCGGGCAAACGCCGGAATAA